TCCCCAATTAACCTCGTATGCATCAAAGCTGGGTCCATCGACACAAGCAAATTTAACCTCTCCTCCAATGGTAACTCTACACGCGCCACACATTCCAGTGCCATCCACCATTATTGGATGGAGATCAACTTCCATAGGAACGCCATATTCTTTAACAACGTCAAATATTGCTTTTTGACCACCTGCAGGTCCTACCATGAAGATTAAATCGGGTTTTTCTACTTCAATAAGTTCTTTCACTTTTGCTTGGCCCCTAGTTACTAATTCCTTAAAAATTTCAGGCATTCCCATTCCTTCTTTTAGAGGGAAGCTTTCAATTATATGTCTTGAAACAGCATTCTCAAGGTCTTCTCTGAGTAAGATCATGGGTTCTGGTACTATATGTAGGGTTATTACTTCATTTCCGAACTCTTGCCACGCCTTTGCTATGGGATACACTTCAACGATTCCGGTTATCATGCCTATTGCCAGTATTTTCCCAAATTTCTTCATAGGGGCAGGGTTTCCAAGAGGGCCAGCGATGTTAAGAATTTTGTCTCCTTCTTTGAGTTCCATGTTCATTCTAAGCGTTGTTTTTCCCCTACTAAATACTACCAATGTTATCCAACCTTCCTTTCGGTTCCATGCCACTGGAGTGAGGGGAACCCTCTCTCCATTTTCAAAAGCCCTAACAACTACAAATTGTCCAGGTTGAACTTTTTTTGCTATGTGAGGAGCGTGTATCTTGTACATAACATTTTTTGCA
The DNA window shown above is from Thermococcus sp. EP1 and carries:
- a CDS encoding sulfide/dihydroorotate dehydrogenase-like FAD/NAD-binding protein, with amino-acid sequence MYEILEKKEIAAKNVMYKIHAPHIAKKVQPGQFVVVRAFENGERVPLTPVAWNRKEGWITLVVFSRGKTTLRMNMELKEGDKILNIAGPLGNPAPMKKFGKILAIGMITGIVEVYPIAKAWQEFGNEVITLHIVPEPMILLREDLENAVSRHIIESFPLKEGMGMPEIFKELVTRGQAKVKELIEVEKPDLIFMVGPAGGQKAIFDVVKEYGVPMEVDLHPIMVDGTGMCGACRVTIGGEVKFACVDGPSFDAYEVNWGELIARSGFYTDLEKKAMEDYLAKLAQGGVQ